TGTCCGCTACGTGACCGCTAAAGAGGGGAACCAAACTTTGCTCTAATAACCAGAAAGGCAGAACCAGCTTTGGAGGCATGGGAAACAGGCGTGCATAGGGTCCTGCCTGCAGTGATGAGTTGGATATTTGGAGGCTATGCATATTTTACAGCCACTAGATGGCAGTGGTGGTTTAGGGAGAGGaagctccttcccctctcctatGGCCCTGTGTGATTATGGGGGAGGAGGTTGATTGTGTGTTAGGACCTGATCCTTCTCGTGGTGGCTTATGGTGATGTGCAGTGACCGAAATGGAGCTTCTTTTCCTTGGCTTGATCCTTGGCAGGGAAGACATTTCAGTATAAAGCTCATTGTTCTGCTCCGAGACTTGGAATGACTCTTATTGCTGCTTCCTGTTTTGGACAGGGAGTGGGTACTGCAGACGCACCCATCTGATGCCCTATCGGGCAGACACTATAGACTAGGGCAAAAGAAGCTTTAAGCTCTGCCTTGCTGGAGGAAGCAGATAGTCTTGGGGTGCAATTTTTTAAGCTTGGTGCTATGGGGTGTAATGTTTTGTCCTCCTTGCCGCTCCCCATGATTGAAGATTATCAGAGTGGGGAGCTCTCACCTGATTTGTCCCATAAAATTCAAATATCCGTCTTTGCCTAATGGGCAGGTAGTTGCATATgcataaagcagaaaaaaatgtatCTATCTATTGCATTAAATGCAACCCACGCTTCCTATGGTCACTGATGATCCTCTTCACTCACTGTCTTGATACAATTTAATTATTATGTAATGTGGTTTGATTTTTGGCAGGTTTCTTGTTCTGTTTCCATGACTACAGTAATACTGCTCTGGATCAGCACCTCCACTCCTTGCTGCTCATCGCTATATTTGGCGGAGCCTTTTGTGCCCTGATGGAAGTGTTCCTGCGGGATCACACCATCCTGGAGTTCTTCAGAACCAGTTTTTTCATTCTCCAGGGATCCTGGTTCTGGCAGGTCAGTTGTTCTGATCTGATACTTTCAGCTGAACTTTAGGTTTGGAGGGgacagggaaaggagagaaggcAGTGATGTTATTGATTGTTTTGTGACGGCACCTAGGAGCCCCTGTCATGGAGCAGGAACCCATTCTGTTAGGTGctgtaccaacacagaacaaaaagacagccccaaagagctaacaTTACTCATTATAGACCAATGGTTAGTATCCTTTAATTATTGGTGATCTTGTTGGGTGTTTCTTAGTAAATACCATGTAACTATATAGCTGTTCATTCTTCCAGATAATATTTGGTAATgacacattgggccaaattctctattaccttcagtggatttactccagGGGTGAATTTTGCCCATTAGATCTTTAAAAATCACTTAGCTCCTACTTTGGGAAGGAATGTCCATCTGTGTTTGTATTGCTTAGCAGCTCTTGTAGTACAGTTTCGCTTTGTGGGGAAAGGACATGGTAAGACCAATAAAAAATTCTTTAAGGCATTTTAAGTCATTGTCAAAAGGATTTAATCTCTGGATTCTGTAGATTGCCCTGAATATTTCACCACATAAGCCATAGGTTTTATGCTCTTCTCTTGCACTGCAGCTACTATATGGAGAATTGAGTATATATGCAACATTGACCACTGCAAGTATAACAAAATCTTGAATTGGGTGTCCCCCCCTCATGGTCGTAGCATTCACCTGACTTTAAAACAGTGTTGTGAGGCTTTGCTAATGAGCTCAAACACAGAATCATGTCGTCTGACTCCAAAGCGTTTGTTTTAACCACTCTATATAATATTTCTTGTCTAGGAAACCTCTCTAATCTTCTTGTGTCCAGCACCGTGGACTAGACAAATTCTAGTGCTCAGGAgaagggtttgggggaggggaggggaggcgaggTTGAGGTTTGCCCAGCGTCCGTCCTTCTGTTCAGAATTGTAAAGGTGAGCGTATTCATTTCTGGCATCTAAAGAGTTAGAGACTGATGTAACATTAACAAATCCCCCTGTTTAAAAAAGTTTGTCAAGCCAAGAGGTTGTtgcaagcagggagaactggtgCAGGCAGTGGTTTGATAGTGAGCCAAGAGCATTCTGCTTCTAGTCAATGGGTGGATGTTGACATAATAACCGAGATGTGCTAGAGGGGCTGATACCTGTCTTTCTCTGTAAAATggttcatttttttcttcttctaaccAGATTGGGTTTGTGCTGTCCCCACCGCGGGGAGGGCCAGGCTGGGACCAGACTGACCATGGAAACTTCAAATTCCTCACCATGTGCTTCTTCTGGCATTACGCAGCTGCTCTTCTCGTCACAGCAGCCAACTCTGTTTTTTCTTCTTGGTATGTGGTGGGGCGGGGCAGTGGCATGCCAGGACTAGACAACAATTTGTGTCTACTTTACAGTAACTAGTCATTATTTGTCAGTGGCTGATAGTTTGTGCAATAATTAGAACTACTTTTAATAGCACTGCAGTGCTATGCTGATTAACCTGTTCACATTTCGCTGTGTGCACAGAATTCAGATTAGTACCAATGGGAGTGACATGTACGTATCAAGTGCAGGAGAGAATCAGAACAAATAAGCACCTAAAGCTGCTGCTGTTTGATGGGTAACAACGTGTTTTTACGGTGGGTGCTTCCATAATAACTTAATTGTTGTTGcttgaaaatatttaattgaTTCTCTCATCGTTGACACTGGTAGCAGTGGGCTTTTAGGACACAAACAGTCTTCTAGCTGAATATACCAGGTTAACATAACCAGACTAAAAGCATATGCCTAAATTAAATGTTCTTATGGGAGAAATGATGGTGAAGGATCCCATGTTACAAAGAGTTGAACAGTTTTTAATGTAACAAAGATAACAAAAAGCCTAGTGACTTTACACAAATCAGTTACTAATTAGATCAATGTTTCATCATCAGGCCAGTGTGcacattaatatttttattttcttttttttttaatgcaggtaCAGAAAGGCATGTCAGGCAAACTTCGGAAATATCGATGTCGAACTCGACTGTGGGTTTTGTTTACGGAAAACCAACCAAAGCCCTGAACCCGTCCTTCTCCCAGAGGATGGGTTGGATGAAAAGTGAGGACTTGGCTGACTTCTCTGCTTTCCTGAGGGTTGTCCACCTTGTTTAAAGCACTTAAGATGAgatttttatttgccattttaaatAAAGTTGAGACTTTACAATGGGGTATCTAAGGTGGGAGGAAAGTGTGCACAATGTCCCATTATGCAATATGTACAGAACTAAGGTGTAAGAattttctctccccgcccccccatccctgcagatGCCCTTTAGAGCTGAAAAGtgtgctaatttttttttcctttttaaaataatactataGATACTGGGTGTAGACATTCTAATGTTATGACTACACTGCATGAGCAAGTTGGCATTTGGAATCTCATATCTACGTGGTTGGCTAAGCTATTTGCACCCCCTTCAGCTAATCCAGTTTCCGAATCGAATTGAGATTTAGCATTGAACTGTAGAGTTCGAAACCGTAGACTGGCATTTCATGAACTACACTAAAATGGGTTTGACCAAAACCCCTGGATTACAGCTAGAGTACTGGGAGATATACAGGAAGGTCATCATTCTCTTTCGTGTGTTAATATGGTatatttcattgttttttgtGTACAGTATAATTTAATTATATAATTTTCAAGTACATGTGTCTacaaataaaaatagtattttaaaaaggcatgttTACACACACCTTGAGCTAATGcaccaagaaggaaaaaaacttgtcttaatttttttttccatcctaAACATTTCTGAAATTTAGCTCagcactcctctccaccccctgccacTCTAAATATCTGGGGAAATTTCCAGGCTGGGAGCTCTTGCTATGGAATAGTCTCCTAAAGGAAGTGCCACTCATGCTGGAGGAATCACTGAAAATTGTGCTACAGGGCTCATTCCTGCACAAGCTCGGGTGCATGAACTCGATGTGCTGGGGCTAGGTAGGCCTTTTCTACCTCTGCTTTCCATGATTCTATACATTTCGGAGTGGGaacagagagaagagaaaatgaaCCAAGCAAGAAGATTCAATTAGGTGGTGCTTATCTGTCAGCCTATCCAGACTGCTAATTAATGTatggagctggggggatttgttAGAGGCATGCGACCCTCCTTGTGGCTATGGATACAGGCAGTATTTGCATGTTCCTACTACAAGACCTTTCTGCAGCGTTCAACACAAAGAGCTGTTGACCTGCCTACTGTGCATGGCACAAGCCGCTTGAAGTCATACCACAGAAAAGAGTGAAACTACAATGCAAGCTGCGTATGTTTTACTCCCCTTCCCTGAAGGCATGCCTCTCCACCCACCACAACTGGGCAAAGTGATGCAAACAAAGCCCCAGGGTCTCGCTCAGCACGTGAGCAGTTAGCTGAGTTGACCTGCTTCCTTCTCTGGAAGATAATGTATCCCTTCATTCCAACCAGATTGGGTTTCTGCTGTACCCACCTTGGGGTGGGCCAGCCTGGGACCGCACTGACCATGGAAACATCATGTTCATCACCATGTGCTTCAGCTGGCACTATGTGGGTGCTCTCCTCCTCGTTGCCACAAACTACGCCATTGTTTACTGGTATGTGGTGAGGCTAGGCTGGGGAAGAATTGTTGGATGTGTGTATATTACAGAAACTAGCCAGGGTTTGTGACAGTGAGCCACAATAGGTAGAAAGCTCTCTAAATTCCCTTAGACCGGTACAGCGAGAGCGGTTAGCTGAGTTCCGTATCTTTGCTGGATGCAAGGCAACAAAATACGTAGATTTGGGCATTATTTGAGGGTAGCTGCTTATTGAAAATCTGAGGGCAATCTGAAAAAGCAAGCCAGAAGATACAAAACTTGCAAGAAGAGCGGGGAATAGCATTGATTTACTGCTGCTGAAAGCATACATCCCAGTTGCTGTCTTCTCTAGGTCATCCAGTTATTTACAAATTGTACAAAACGTCCTGTTAACCTTGAACAGAGATGGACAAATCTGCACCTCGGCAGTTCCACATACAGAAATCACTGATTCTAATGTTATGGTCAAGAAACAGTTCCCTCCTCTTAGCCTTGCTCTCTGTATTTAGTCATTGCTCAAGCCTGTCTCAGAAGATCCCCCATCCCTATTTCAGATCCTTCTGGCCTACATTTACTACTTCAAGGTAGCTTTGATGTCTTCAAGCACCTCAGCTTCTTTTCCCGTCTTTTTTTCAATGGAAATACCAATGCATTTTCTGTCCTTGAAAATCTTCTCCTTACTCCCAACTATAGCTGAgtgaaaaattgtttgtttgttttagttcaGTTGCTGAGCTGAAAAAAATACTGTTTAGCTTCTAACTGAAAGTGAAGGTTTTTAGTTTTTCTTGCCAAacggagaaaacaaaaacaaacaaattgtttggtcaaatgaaatgttttgaatgtgAATTCAAATTGCCATTTCATTttaaagtcattttttaaaaaatgacaaaatggtttatttaaaaactggagatgctttttccagattttttttctaaccaAAACTATTTGCCAGATTTGACCTAAATTCAGATAATTTTGgtgccctgaaaaatgcattcTTTGGCAAATTTAGTATGCACTGaaatttttttgcctttctctacTCCTGTTATTGGTGCTGCTGTTTAAGAGGTAGCTGATTTGGGGGCTTTCAGATACATCTGTAGCACCTCTTGCTGCATCTTGACATATTAGGccacttgggtgcctaaatatgcaATTCAGTGTCTAACTTGAAGCCTCTATGTGTGAAAATTTTGTCCAATATTCAGCATGAATTTAAGCCCCTTTTTTGAGGCTCAgtactgcaaggtgctgagctcaCTGGCTCCGCCCAgtaaaacatttaagcacatgctcaacaTTAAGCATGTGAGAGTAATCTGATCAAAATCAATGGAATATTTATGGCCTTAAAGTTGGTCACATGCCTAAATGTTTCATTGGATGCAGCCAGAGTACTCAGCAGTTGGCAGGATCCAATCCCTGGTTAATGAATAATTCATGAACTAGGTGTGCTGTATTGAGGACTGTGCTGGAATTGCAAGCGATCCCTGTCGGAGCATCAGCGGTGAGGGGTGTTCTAGGCCCTCCTTGCAGGGTAGAAGATTctatagcaaagcagaacagaAGAGTCAGTTTGAAGAGAGCTCACTTAaagcaaggtggggtgagttgtgcctcccTGTGGTAGGGAGCAAcctgtttttctttccttctgtttttagATTCTtgcatgttgttgttgttctcaATTCTaggaaataaagtagtgttaagTTGCAACCTTCCAGGAAGAGTAtaattgggttttttaaaatctaattctctgtgtgtgtgccaaAACATAACACTGAGCCTCTTCTGTCAGAATATAtttagacttggaaggattagatattTATCAGTAAAAGTTGATTTCACTACACACATACAAACTGATGGGGGAAAAGCAGTTTCATCAAGGATGACTGAAGTTTACAGAGAGGTAAactaagaaaaatactgcttgaaaactgattagagtttgatttaaggatatttattttatatattttgacatgtcaTGTTAATAGTTGTTTTAACGGTGataaagctttaacattttgaatctcCATGTCTGCTGTTGTTAAATAATTGTCTGGCCTCCCCACCCAGTGTCTGGCATAATATTTCCCACAACTGTAAAAATTTAACtgctaaaaataattttaaaaaagcttaaaacacaatattttgtgcaactgtgaaaatgtaaataaaaatgcttaaaataaacattgaaattatttgtcagaattattttttaaaaatcaaatttggtTTTTAGTAAGTATTCACTGAGTAGTTTGGAAGATTAATTTTCAGTCTGTGATTTTGTTTCGGCTATTTGCTATTGTATGGTTGGTTGTCTTGGTCGCACAgttttgtttctgctccctgacttgATGACTGAAGCTTTTTAAACAAGAGAATAATCAATAACTAGTTGAACAGTAAATAATACATTTAAGGGGATGAATTTTGTGGACAAATACTCATTCCTGTTATAATTTTTGAAGATTTGGAGGGTTGTGAACCCATCACAAATACACAGTGGTTTCCTGAATACTTCACATTGAATAACATGATTCAACAggaatcacaatttttttatgaCAGTATTTATTTGTGAATCAGGGGGTTTGTTTTATGACTGGCACTACTGAATTGTGACTGTTTTTAATATTCACCTCTGTAGATTGTTAGCCATAGAGCCAGCGTCTTTTAGCATCTCCTTACTTTGCCCTCAATTCAGTTCTGAAAAATGGACAGGTATTTGAAATTTTGACACAGCTTCTTTTTTGCTCTTGCCATTGCTCAGCAAGCAAGCAAAAGGGCGCAGCTGGCATTTTACATTAGTGTACTCTAAACTAATAGGTGCTATACGAATAAAAGCACTGAAATGCTTAACAATGCAAATTGTTCTCATTGGGAGCGCACCTGTCACTCAGGCACCAGGAAATGCTAGATTCGTGGGTGTTCAAGGAATCAGTGTTGTATAAATCACTGTTGTAGAATGcagcggctctcaacctttccagacgattGTAccgctttcaggagtctgatttgtcttgtgtcccccaaGTTTCGCTTcccttaaaatctacttgcttacaaaatcagacataaaaatgcagaaATGACACGGTACATTATTAATGAAAAACTGCTGACTTCCtcgtttttaccatataattatgaaatcaattggaatataaatattgtacttacaatTCAGTATagagagcaatataaacaagtcattgtacgaaattttagtttgtactgacttcgctagtgctttttatgtagcctttgtaaaactaggcaaatatctagatgagttgatgtaccccctggaaaaccTCTTGCATACCCccagttgagaatcactggtatAATGTGCTTCAGTACATTGTTCAGGTAGAAATGCAAAGGTTAGTTTGTACATACAGCAGGCAAGTCACAACGTGGTTGTGTCCAGCGTAATGTGGACTACATCCCCAAATGACCTGTCAACACTACAGCTGCAGCTGAGTCAAGATCTGATTAAAATACAGTTGTCCAGTGACCCAGCTAGAAAGTGTTTCCAACTTGTCATTTTGATGGAACTTATCTGTTTTATTAGCAAGGCTAAAGTTGGATCCATTCAAGCCTGGGTAAAGAATGTGGTCAAGGTCACATCTAcgcaacaaatttaaaaattgtgtttgtaAGCGTGTGCCCTGAGTGGTTATAATTGTGCCATAAATGGGGTCTGAGGAACATTCTTCAGATGAATATCTTCGTCTCTCTTTTTGTCAATAATCGGGATGTAGAGAAGGAAATGTGATGAGTGTAACTTATGGATGGTTTCACAACGTAACCTTGtgtgttttataataaaaattattGCACAAAGGTGGGAGCATGTTTTATGGTACCTGGCAAGATGGCTGCCTGATGTTGGATGTCCTTACTCCTCACCCACAAGTTTATTCTAAATTAATATCTTTTGGACAAATTGACAAAAAGTTTCTCTCTCAAAAGCTAAATCTTAAGTGACTGGATAAAATATGGGTAATTAAAGAGAGATTCATGAGTTTAAAAGGGCCAACAAATGATCCAGTCTGGCTCACTGACCTGCAGAGTCTAACTCAAGACATGGCAGCACTGAAAATATCTGACAGAGATTGGAGATGATTTCAAAGATTATTTTTGTCCTTTCTAGAGAGGCCTTCAGTATTCAATCTCATCTGGCTTATATAGAAAACGAATAACAAACTGCTGTGTAAACTAATGAGTTTAGGGGTGAAATTTAtctcactgaaaaagaatggaCAAATATGAAGAGAAGCAGAATGACCTAGAAAATAGATCTCATACCAGGCACCACTGAAGgggaaaatattatttgtttgctTCAGAAATTCCTCCCTGAAGTGCTTAAATTGGGCCTTCAGCTGCCCCCACAGAGTCTGTCAGATCTGGCTGAAAAAGGCGGGAAAATGATAAACCTATGCCCATCATGTCTAAATTGCTAACTGAGAGTCATAATGAGATACTGAATGTTTCTAGGAAAGCCCAGGAAATATAACAAAATTGGCTATAAATTTTATAGCCttatttggttggttggttagttgcctttatttatttatttactttatttagtATGGACGGATGTGAAAAAgggctgccttttatagtccctCTTACAAGCTGTTTTGTTCTAACATTAGATATGAAATCATTACCCAGATATGTTAATATGAACCTGGCGGGTCTCTGCAGGATTTTACAAAATATCAGCAGAGATGTGGCAGTCTAAAATCAGATCTGATCAAAATAACAGTACAACTTTTTGACTTAAAAGCTTCTCCAACAGTTACATTTAATTCTTGTCCACTGCACTCTATTCCTAGGTGAATGCATTCTCATTAAACTTCAGGTTCATCAGAGCTTGAGCAAATAATTTTATTCTAAATATACTTTCAGAATATGTGAAATAGAATATTATTTCAAAATGCATAAATTTACCACTATATCTG
The window above is part of the Caretta caretta isolate rCarCar2 chromosome 22, rCarCar1.hap1, whole genome shotgun sequence genome. Proteins encoded here:
- the LOC125625482 gene encoding transmembrane protein 45B-like codes for the protein MSSFKGNALRGTFFLVFGLGWSVKYPLKYLSRTLNADSQASRWIQKLDILEGAAKAFLAVAGMLAEQFVPDGPHMGLYSGETHSWEKLTNWQYMTMYLFYGLSGIVDVLSYSPLKLSLGLDRLLLSVAMFTEGFLFCFHDYSNTALDQHLHSLLLIAIFGGAFCALMEVFLRDHTILEFFRTSFFILQGSWFWQIGFVLSPPRGGPGWDQTDHGNFKFLTMCFFWHYAAALLVTAANSVFSSWYRKACQANFGNIDVELDCGFCLRKTNQSPEPVLLPEDGLDEK